One window from the genome of Coleofasciculus sp. FACHB-T130 encodes:
- a CDS encoding AAA-like domain-containing protein, whose translation MKYQVGGSLTSEAPSYVQRIADSQLYEALKQGEFCYVLNSRQMGKSSLLVRTRHRLQQEGFKCTAVDMTNIGSENITPTQWYKGIVADLWSGFNLLEKLNLKAWWREQEDISLLQRLSRFLADLLLVQFPNERLFIFIDEVDSILSLDFPVDDFFAWIRFCYNQRAINPEYRRITFAIFGVATPSDLIVDRNRTPFNIGKAIELTGIRLHEAQPLVKGLEVKEGNSQTVLKEILAWSGGQPFLTQKLCNLVGNLVDTRLSESETMNSVLTIPPGNEAFWVENLVKTRIIHKWESQDEPEHLKTIRDRILRNEERTGRFLGIYQQILQGVEVPTDDSREQIELLLSGLVVKAQGYLKIKNRIYEEVFNLEWVDKQLKELRPYSQLFDAWIVSKQKDASRLLRGQALKDAQIWAQGKSLSDLDYQFLAASGELDRLEMQQTLEAERLKEVEARLAEEQKRLALEKKSSRRQRFLLFVVSIVLILACALGLAVYVQYRQTAVSEIKAIAKSSEALFASNQKLDALVQAIAAQRRLDKLNVADADIQHSVKEALHQAVYGAVDYNHLSGHDNVVNDVTFSPDGELIASASADKSIDLWKKDGTKLGTLQGHNNTVWSVVFSPRGDLIATGSGDNTIKLWRKNRTNSPDGKPIYTLWQTLKGHTKDVAEVAIAPNGQTIASASKDKTVKLWSADGKLLRTLTGHTDEVASVAFSPDSQIVASASHDKTIKLWSADGKLLRTLTGHTDRVRDVTFSPHGNLIASASWDKTVKLWHLDGTLVQTLTGHSDAVGKIAFNPQGRLIASASLDRTVKLWNLDGTLVKTLPAAKDVVSGVAWSPDGQILASASWDGPIALWKLDDSFSQTLNGHQASIYTIKFSPDGQTIATASRDQTVKLWRLDGSLIRTFPKQADKVFGVDFSPKVATLATGGYDSTVRLWRPDGTLLHTFTGHQGRVFAVDFHPDGQSLASAGEDRTVKVWRIDGTELATLQGHTDHINGVAFSPDGELIASASVDGTVRLWQWDNATSGTPSYRLLHTLKSHRRQVAGVAFSPDGKTLASAGMDSMVRLWRRDGTEIRALKGHKNGVFGVAFSPDGKTIASASFDGTVKLWNYDGKELETLKGHSDGVFGVTFSPDGKLIASASQDRTAILWNLERIFQLDFLQYGCDWVRDYLQTNADVEESDRHLCDGIQS comes from the coding sequence ATGAAATACCAAGTCGGTGGCAGTCTAACCAGCGAAGCTCCCAGCTATGTACAACGAATTGCAGACTCCCAACTCTATGAAGCATTAAAACAGGGTGAGTTTTGCTACGTTCTCAACTCCCGACAAATGGGCAAATCCTCTCTGCTGGTGAGAACTCGCCATCGCTTGCAACAAGAAGGGTTTAAATGCACTGCTGTGGATATGACTAATATCGGCAGTGAAAATATTACGCCGACTCAGTGGTACAAGGGAATTGTTGCCGATCTGTGGTCGGGTTTTAACTTGTTAGAAAAACTTAATTTGAAAGCTTGGTGGCGAGAGCAAGAAGATATCTCCCTACTCCAAAGGTTGAGCCGATTTCTTGCCGATTTGTTATTGGTTCAATTTCCGAATGAAAGACTATTTATCTTTATAGATGAAGTTGATAGCATTTTAAGTTTGGATTTTCCGGTCGATGACTTCTTTGCCTGGATTCGGTTCTGCTACAACCAACGAGCCATCAATCCAGAATACAGACGGATTACTTTTGCAATTTTTGGTGTAGCAACCCCAAGCGATCTCATTGTTGATAGAAACCGAACCCCCTTTAATATTGGGAAAGCGATAGAACTAACTGGCATTCGACTGCACGAAGCTCAGCCATTAGTGAAAGGATTAGAGGTAAAAGAAGGAAACTCACAAACCGTTTTAAAAGAAATATTAGCCTGGAGTGGAGGGCAACCCTTTCTCACTCAAAAGTTGTGTAACTTGGTAGGGAATCTTGTTGACACGCGATTGAGCGAGTCTGAGACGATGAACAGCGTTCTGACCATTCCACCAGGAAATGAGGCGTTTTGGGTAGAAAACTTGGTGAAGACACGCATCATTCATAAATGGGAAAGCCAAGATGAACCAGAGCATTTAAAGACAATACGCGATCGCATCCTTCGCAACGAGGAACGCACTGGCAGATTTTTGGGAATTTACCAGCAAATCCTACAAGGTGTGGAAGTACCAACCGATGACAGCCGAGAGCAAATAGAACTGTTGTTATCAGGCTTAGTGGTAAAAGCTCAGGGTTATTTAAAGATAAAAAATCGAATCTATGAAGAAGTATTTAATCTCGAATGGGTAGACAAGCAATTAAAGGAACTGCGCCCTTACTCTCAACTTTTTGATGCTTGGATTGTTTCAAAGCAAAAGGATGCATCGCGGCTGTTGCGCGGACAAGCGCTGAAAGACGCTCAAATATGGGCACAAGGTAAAAGCTTGAGCGATTTGGACTATCAATTTTTAGCCGCTTCTGGCGAATTGGATAGGTTGGAAATGCAGCAAACTCTAGAAGCAGAACGGCTGAAAGAAGTAGAAGCGCGACTGGCGGAGGAACAAAAAAGATTAGCACTAGAGAAAAAAAGTTCTAGGCGACAAAGGTTTTTGCTTTTTGTCGTAAGTATTGTATTAATTTTAGCTTGTGCATTGGGGCTAGCGGTTTATGTTCAGTATCGGCAAACGGCTGTAAGCGAGATCAAAGCGATCGCTAAATCTTCCGAAGCACTATTCGCCTCAAATCAAAAGTTAGATGCACTCGTACAAGCGATCGCAGCACAGCGACGATTAGACAAGTTGAATGTTGCAGATGCAGATATTCAGCACTCAGTGAAGGAGGCTCTCCATCAGGCTGTTTATGGAGCGGTTGACTATAACCACTTATCCGGGCATGACAATGTGGTTAATGATGTAACGTTCAGCCCTGATGGCGAACTCATTGCCTCAGCTTCTGCGGACAAAAGCATCGATCTTTGGAAAAAAGACGGTACAAAACTGGGAACGCTTCAAGGTCACAACAATACGGTTTGGAGTGTCGTATTTAGCCCCAGAGGGGATCTAATTGCTACTGGTTCTGGGGATAACACCATTAAACTTTGGCGCAAAAACAGGACAAATTCACCAGACGGAAAGCCGATTTATACCTTGTGGCAGACCTTAAAAGGACATACCAAAGACGTTGCAGAAGTCGCGATCGCTCCTAACGGTCAGACCATTGCTTCCGCTTCTAAAGATAAAACAGTTAAACTCTGGAGTGCAGACGGCAAACTGCTGAGAACTCTCACTGGACATACAGATGAAGTTGCCAGCGTTGCCTTTAGCCCTGACAGTCAGATCGTTGCATCTGCTTCTCACGATAAAACCATCAAACTCTGGAGTGCAGACGGTAAACTGCTGAGAACCCTTACCGGACATACGGATAGAGTTAGGGACGTTACCTTTAGCCCTCACGGAAATCTGATTGCCTCGGCGAGTTGGGATAAAACAGTCAAACTTTGGCACCTTGATGGAACTTTAGTCCAAACCCTAACTGGACACAGCGATGCAGTAGGCAAAATCGCTTTTAACCCTCAAGGTCGTTTAATCGCCTCGGCAAGTCTTGATAGAACAGTTAAACTTTGGAACCTTGACGGGACTCTCGTAAAAACCCTGCCAGCCGCCAAGGATGTCGTTTCTGGAGTGGCGTGGAGTCCTGACGGACAAATCCTCGCCTCAGCCAGTTGGGATGGCCCGATCGCGCTCTGGAAGCTTGATGACAGTTTTAGCCAGACTCTTAACGGACATCAAGCATCAATTTACACCATAAAATTTAGCCCGGATGGTCAGACAATTGCCACCGCCAGTCGCGATCAGACCGTTAAACTTTGGCGGCTTGATGGTAGCTTAATTCGCACTTTCCCCAAACAAGCCGATAAAGTTTTTGGAGTCGATTTCAGCCCAAAGGTCGCCACCCTTGCTACAGGCGGTTATGACAGCACTGTTCGGTTGTGGCGACCCGATGGAACCTTACTCCACACTTTTACTGGACATCAAGGCAGAGTCTTCGCCGTTGATTTCCATCCAGATGGACAGTCACTCGCCTCGGCGGGTGAGGACAGAACCGTCAAAGTCTGGAGGATTGACGGCACTGAATTGGCAACTCTTCAAGGACATACCGATCACATTAACGGAGTGGCATTTAGCCCTGACGGAGAACTCATTGCTTCAGCTAGCGTGGACGGTACCGTCAGACTTTGGCAGTGGGATAATGCCACATCTGGAACACCCAGCTACAGGCTTCTACACACGTTAAAAAGCCATCGCCGTCAGGTGGCTGGAGTGGCATTTAGCCCTGATGGCAAGACCCTAGCTTCAGCAGGTATGGATAGCATGGTGAGACTTTGGCGGCGCGACGGTACAGAAATCAGAGCCTTGAAGGGACACAAAAATGGGGTGTTCGGGGTAGCATTTAGCCCTGATGGCAAGACGATCGCCTCAGCAAGTTTCGATGGCACAGTCAAACTTTGGAACTACGACGGTAAGGAGCTTGAAACCTTAAAGGGACATAGCGATGGGGTGTTCGGAGTTACCTTTAGCCCTGATGGGAAGTTAATCGCCTCAGCAAGTCAGGATAGAACCGCAATTTTGTGGAATTTAGAGCGAATTTTCCAGCTCGATTTCCTCCAGTATGGATGCGATTGGGTGCGGGATTATTTGCAGACGAATGCAGATGTGGAGGAAAGCGATCGCCATCTTTGCGATGGAATTCAATCCTGA
- a CDS encoding AAA-like domain-containing protein: MNVDEVLEAVERVLLFRQLSPVERLILRRSWLGDDYREMARDSAYSLPYLKEVGSHLWQALSAALNQRVTKKNLHLLVNLHQQNRTGEQQNRAQEVQTDTGVEDNFIASETETEQKFPGGPVPLDSPLYINRPPIEELACTEITQPGCLLRIKAPKQMGKSSLLIRILARATDVGYKTVSLDFQEADEAVFASLDKFLRWFCANVSRQLNLNPLIDEFWDEDMGSKVSCKIYFEGYLFKQVNSPLVLALNEVNRVFEHPKIALDFLPMLRFWHEQARTVEVWQKLRLLVVHSTEIYIPLKLNQSPFNVGISIRLPQFSSEQVQDFAQRYGLDWSDKIETQNGTSCRNNYTSLLMAMVGGHPYLVSVALYHLRRGAMTLEELLQVAPTPAGIYSDHLRSHLVMLQDEPQLASALQQVVTADESVQLEAIAAYKLESMGLIQMDGNRASPSCQLYRLYFRSQLGEKKECQCHSKNTER; the protein is encoded by the coding sequence ATGAATGTAGATGAAGTTCTGGAAGCCGTAGAAAGAGTTCTGCTTTTTCGGCAACTCAGTCCTGTTGAGCGATTAATCCTGCGTCGCTCTTGGTTAGGAGACGATTATCGTGAAATGGCACGGGATTCTGCTTACAGTCTCCCCTACCTCAAAGAAGTTGGCTCCCACTTGTGGCAGGCTCTCTCAGCAGCACTCAACCAGAGAGTGACGAAAAAAAATTTGCATTTACTCGTTAACCTGCACCAGCAAAACCGGACAGGTGAACAGCAAAATAGAGCGCAAGAGGTGCAAACAGACACAGGAGTAGAAGATAATTTTATAGCGTCAGAAACAGAAACCGAGCAAAAATTTCCTGGGGGTCCTGTACCGCTAGATTCTCCTCTCTATATCAATCGTCCCCCGATTGAAGAACTCGCCTGCACTGAGATTACCCAACCTGGATGTCTGCTCCGCATCAAAGCACCCAAGCAGATGGGGAAAAGTTCGCTACTTATCCGGATTCTAGCTCGCGCTACAGATGTTGGTTACAAAACGGTCTCTTTAGATTTTCAGGAAGCCGACGAAGCAGTTTTTGCCTCCCTCGATAAATTCCTACGCTGGTTCTGTGCCAATGTCAGCAGACAGTTGAATTTGAATCCCCTAATAGATGAGTTTTGGGATGAGGATATGGGCAGTAAAGTTAGCTGCAAAATCTATTTTGAGGGTTATCTTTTCAAGCAAGTTAATAGCCCTCTGGTGTTGGCTTTGAATGAAGTAAATCGGGTTTTTGAACATCCCAAAATCGCCTTAGATTTTCTCCCGATGCTGCGATTTTGGCACGAACAAGCACGGACAGTAGAAGTTTGGCAAAAGCTCAGACTTTTGGTTGTTCATAGTACGGAAATTTATATTCCGCTAAAGCTGAATCAGTCCCCATTCAATGTTGGCATATCCATTAGGTTGCCACAGTTTTCAAGCGAACAAGTGCAGGATTTTGCACAGCGCTATGGACTTGATTGGAGCGATAAAATAGAGACACAAAATGGCACTTCCTGCCGCAATAATTACACATCTCTACTAATGGCAATGGTGGGCGGACATCCCTATTTGGTAAGCGTAGCGCTTTATCACCTGCGTCGAGGAGCGATGACATTAGAGGAGTTATTGCAAGTGGCTCCTACACCCGCTGGGATTTATAGCGACCATCTACGGAGTCATTTGGTGATGCTCCAAGATGAACCACAATTAGCATCGGCTTTGCAACAAGTTGTTACTGCTGATGAGAGCGTACAATTAGAAGCGATCGCAGCCTATAAGTTAGAAAGCATGGGATTGATCCAAATGGATGGAAATCGGGCAAGTCCCAGCTGCCAGCTATATCGTCTCTATTTTCGCTCGCAGCTAGGAGAGAAAAAAGAATGCCAATGCCACTCCAAGAATACTGAGCGATGA
- a CDS encoding HD domain-containing protein — MLSQRFTDALTFATALHANQIRKGSGVPYISHLLGVTSIALEHGANEDEAIAALLHDAIEDQGGAATREEIRRRFGDTVTEIVNGCTDADTTPKPPWQERKEAYIAHIPTASTSVRLVSAADKLHNARSILTDYHIVGEAIWERFQAGKQGTLWYYRSLVGAFRKAGSSPLIDELERVVSEIEHQVDKAT, encoded by the coding sequence ATTCTCTCACAACGCTTTACAGATGCCCTGACCTTTGCCACCGCCTTGCACGCGAACCAAATTCGCAAAGGTTCAGGTGTTCCCTATATTTCCCATTTACTCGGCGTCACCAGTATTGCCTTAGAGCATGGGGCGAATGAAGATGAAGCGATCGCTGCCCTACTCCATGATGCCATCGAAGACCAAGGCGGTGCCGCGACACGAGAAGAAATTCGCCGTCGGTTTGGAGATACCGTTACGGAAATTGTCAACGGTTGTACCGATGCTGACACAACACCCAAACCCCCTTGGCAGGAACGCAAAGAAGCTTATATTGCCCATATCCCGACTGCTTCAACCTCGGTGCGTCTTGTCTCAGCAGCCGATAAACTCCACAATGCCCGCTCGATTTTGACTGATTATCACATTGTAGGCGAGGCAATTTGGGAACGCTTCCAAGCAGGCAAACAAGGAACCCTTTGGTATTATCGCTCTTTGGTTGGCGCATTTCGCAAAGCCGGTTCATCACCACTCATTGATGAATTAGAACGGGTCGTGTCAGAAATAGAACATCAGGTAGACAAAGCGACTTAA
- a CDS encoding serine/threonine-protein kinase: MAWNPGQKLQNGKYTIEKVLGQGGFGIAHLVKNKKGNLLVIKTLNHVLQRQHDFGKFQQDFLNEAVRLAKFNHPHIVKIDEVIQEDGLWCIVMEYIAGESLAHRVWQKGAMCEAEALRYIQQIGDALTLVHNNGLLHRDVKPLNIMLRCKNADVVTSDIEGVFEAVLVDFGIAREFTPDITQTQTEFCSSGFAPIEQYDWRSKRSAYTDVYSLAATLYTLLTAQVPTPSPMRAYGMELTPPKRINSLLGDRVNYAIVKGMALKPEDRPQSVQEWLALLGILPPLNANPSPLVQLQERLREAQENKLNGSNEWRERFRKAQEDRLKDNHNWRDRLRKACQK, translated from the coding sequence ATGGCTTGGAATCCTGGGCAGAAGTTACAAAACGGCAAGTACACGATTGAAAAAGTGCTTGGACAAGGTGGTTTTGGGATCGCGCATTTAGTTAAAAACAAAAAAGGCAATTTGCTTGTCATCAAAACCCTCAACCACGTTCTGCAACGCCAACACGACTTCGGCAAATTTCAGCAGGATTTTCTGAATGAAGCGGTGCGGTTAGCCAAATTTAATCATCCTCATATCGTCAAAATTGATGAAGTTATTCAAGAGGATGGGCTGTGGTGCATTGTGATGGAATATATTGCCGGAGAAAGTCTAGCCCATCGAGTTTGGCAGAAAGGGGCAATGTGCGAGGCGGAAGCATTGCGCTACATTCAGCAGATAGGTGACGCCCTGACGCTAGTTCACAACAATGGTTTACTACATCGGGATGTCAAGCCACTCAACATCATGCTGCGTTGTAAAAATGCCGATGTTGTCACTTCTGACATAGAGGGTGTCTTTGAAGCGGTTCTCGTTGACTTTGGCATTGCCCGCGAGTTTACCCCAGATATCACCCAAACACAGACAGAATTTTGCTCCAGCGGCTTTGCCCCGATTGAGCAGTATGACTGGCGCTCCAAACGCAGTGCTTACACGGATGTTTATTCTTTAGCTGCAACGCTTTATACCTTATTAACGGCTCAAGTACCTACACCTTCACCAATGAGAGCGTATGGGATGGAACTCACACCACCCAAACGCATTAATTCTCTCCTCGGCGATCGCGTAAATTACGCTATCGTCAAAGGTATGGCCTTAAAACCAGAAGATCGCCCTCAGTCAGTGCAGGAATGGCTAGCATTGTTGGGAATCTTACCTCCCCTAAATGCTAACCCCAGTCCTCTTGTCCAATTGCAGGAGCGATTGCGTGAAGCACAAGAAAATAAATTAAATGGTAGTAATGAGTGGCGGGAGCGATTCCGAAAAGCGCAAGAAGACAGATTAAAAGATAATCATAATTGGCGCGATCGCTTGCGAAAAGCTTGTCAAAAGTGA
- a CDS encoding ATP-binding protein yields the protein MMNQPLRVLIVEDLEDDAELLLNELEHGGYEPIYERVDTAAAMNTALDKQHWDIVISDYSMPTFSAPAALTLLKDKGLDLPFIIVSGNIGEDVAVAAMKAGASDYLMKGKLARLIPAVERELREAVERRKRREAEQALRENDERFRLLIENALDIIAVLDTDGTIYYTSPSVEKVLGYEPEELVSKNLYDFIHPENVVRVIQTLNQAVENPNITLSIEFKVLHQNGFWQILEAICKNFIPHSGIPRIVVNCRDITERNRAEEVRIALEKEKELNEGKFYFVSMMAHEFRNPLNTILMSAELLEHYNYKATEEQKALYFNRIRSAAKQMTQLLEDVLTISRAEVGELEINIEPFELKQFCHDLMEEIQFTTEKEHTLIFVSKCKCAQVCMDQKLLWHILTNLVSNAIKYSPQGGTVQLELSCHDGQATIQIKDEGIGIPPTDQEQLFEVFHRAKNVGKIPGTGLGLSIVKKFVDLHGGQISVSSEVGVGTTFTVLLPLNSQMSTEELDDATAYFAN from the coding sequence ATGATGAATCAACCGCTGCGAGTTCTCATCGTTGAAGATTTAGAAGATGATGCTGAATTACTGCTCAACGAACTAGAGCACGGTGGTTACGAGCCGATTTACGAGCGGGTAGATACAGCTGCTGCCATGAATACAGCACTAGATAAACAACATTGGGATATTGTCATATCAGACTACTCAATGCCCACTTTTAGCGCTCCTGCTGCTTTAACTTTGTTGAAAGACAAAGGGCTAGATTTACCATTCATTATTGTTTCCGGCAACATTGGAGAGGATGTCGCAGTCGCTGCGATGAAAGCTGGAGCGTCTGACTACTTGATGAAAGGCAAGCTGGCGCGATTAATTCCCGCAGTTGAACGCGAGTTGCGCGAAGCCGTTGAGCGGCGCAAACGGCGCGAAGCAGAACAAGCTTTACGGGAAAATGATGAACGCTTCCGCTTACTGATCGAAAATGCCTTAGACATCATCGCTGTTCTAGATACTGATGGCACTATTTATTACACAAGTCCATCCGTTGAGAAAGTTTTAGGTTACGAACCGGAAGAGCTAGTTAGCAAAAACCTCTATGATTTTATTCATCCTGAAAATGTAGTAAGGGTTATTCAGACTCTCAATCAAGCAGTTGAAAACCCAAATATTACCCTATCTATAGAATTTAAAGTTCTTCATCAAAATGGCTTTTGGCAGATATTGGAAGCCATTTGCAAAAATTTTATCCCTCATTCAGGAATTCCTAGAATTGTTGTAAACTGCCGGGACATTACGGAACGGAACCGAGCAGAAGAAGTTCGCATTGCTTTGGAAAAAGAAAAAGAACTAAACGAAGGGAAATTTTACTTTGTTTCAATGATGGCTCATGAGTTTCGCAATCCCCTCAACACAATCCTCATGTCTGCCGAACTCCTTGAACACTACAACTACAAAGCGACTGAAGAACAAAAAGCTTTATATTTCAATCGCATTCGTTCAGCTGCTAAACAGATGACGCAGTTGTTAGAAGATGTTTTAACAATTAGTCGAGCAGAAGTTGGAGAATTAGAGATTAACATAGAGCCTTTTGAATTAAAACAATTTTGCCACGATTTGATGGAGGAAATTCAGTTTACGACTGAGAAGGAACACACGCTCATCTTTGTCAGTAAATGTAAATGTGCCCAGGTGTGCATGGATCAAAAACTTCTATGGCATATTCTGACAAATTTGGTCTCGAATGCAATTAAGTATTCACCGCAAGGCGGCACTGTCCAGCTTGAACTTTCTTGTCATGATGGACAGGCAACAATTCAAATTAAAGATGAAGGAATTGGCATTCCTCCAACCGACCAAGAACAACTATTTGAAGTGTTTCACCGAGCCAAAAATGTTGGCAAGATTCCCGGTACAGGGCTGGGATTATCAATTGTTAAAAAATTCGTGGACTTGCACGGCGGTCAGATTTCTGTCAGTAGTGAAGTTGGGGTAGGCACTACTTTTACTGTGCTGTTGCCATTGAACAGTCAGATGTCTACCGAGGAGTTAGACGATGCGACTGCGTATTTTGCCAATTAA
- a CDS encoding response regulator, which produces MNNRHILLVEDNPDDEELTLLALDQSGIPYNVVVARDGVEALDYLFGTGRYTDRDINRLPAVVLLDIKMPRIDGLEVLQRLRANDLTKLLPVVILTTSTEEQDRLNGYSFGCNSYIRKPVDYVQFMTAVKQLGMYWLLFNEAPPLLGI; this is translated from the coding sequence TTGAATAACCGACACATCCTATTGGTGGAAGATAATCCTGACGATGAAGAGCTTACCTTACTTGCTTTGGATCAAAGCGGTATTCCATACAATGTTGTAGTAGCCCGCGATGGAGTAGAGGCACTCGATTATCTGTTTGGTACAGGTAGGTACACTGACAGGGACATTAACAGACTACCCGCAGTCGTTCTACTAGATATAAAAATGCCCAGAATTGATGGTTTAGAAGTGTTGCAACGACTGCGTGCCAACGATCTGACAAAACTCTTGCCAGTCGTCATTCTCACGACATCAACAGAGGAGCAAGACCGACTCAACGGCTATAGCTTCGGTTGTAACAGTTACATTCGCAAACCTGTAGATTATGTACAATTTATGACAGCAGTAAAGCAGTTGGGAATGTATTGGCTGCTTTTCAATGAAGCCCCGCCGTTACTAGGAATATGA